In Diceros bicornis minor isolate mBicDic1 chromosome 21, mDicBic1.mat.cur, whole genome shotgun sequence, the sequence CTGAGAGCCAGAGCTATATTTCAACcccaaataatcaaaatgtacaagaatgtttaaaaactaaaatggaTCGGTTTCTTAGCACAGGCAGGCTTGCACATTTATCTCGATGAATATATAGATAGCTGGCCTCACTTTGTATACTCTAAATTGATTCATATGTTAAAGATACACTCCTCCAGTTCTAAATTTAAATGAGGCCCGTAGAGAAATTCAGAGACTAAGTCCTTGGATCGTGCCATAAGTGATCACTGTCAAGGTTAGAGTGAGAGTGGTTTTCAACAAATGCAATCAACCAATGATATAtagcaaaggaaattctttattgtaaacaagatataaagTACAACAAAAGAAATATTGTGCAAATTGTAAAtcacaaggatttttttttttattaaaagaaaacttttttgttttccaaCGGTCCAAGTTTTGATGTCAGAAATCTACACCTGATATAGAGAAAATGTTAATTGTAAAGATATAGTGACATTTTTCACTATATATTTTAGacaatttacttttgttttacCACTGTGTATACCATCCACTATATAACAGAATATAACAGAAATACTGTTAACAAGAGTGAATGTTCTAATCATTCTTCTACCCACCTAGTTCCACATCCCCCCAAAAAACTCCTATAAATTAACAGGACAACATTTGTCCATTTGTGAATAATGGTCACTTAACTTTCTAATTCAATAAAGCACACATTATATCCTCATAACATAAGGGTACTTTACTGATGACATAAGCCATCTTTTTCAAGGACTAATCTAAAATTCTTGATATCCCTTctttacaatatacatttttatcttcaaatttttttccaaacaaaGTGCAGTGTATCTTAGAGTCTACAGAAAACACATTGGTATACAATTTTCAAATCTACACAAGAAACTGCAGGCAAACTAAAGTTCAAAGCATAATAAAATGCCTAGATATAGTCATTTGTtaaactttgaaaacaaaattgcaAAAAAATTGTAGCTACACTTCAAAGCAATTAAATTAACGAGGATTCCAATTCTTTGGGCCCTCTTTAGCAATATACAGCTGCTCAATTCAAAATGTCAGCGATACTGTAAAAACGCTAGTTCTAGATATATTTAACAACTACATCCACGAAGTTGACTGGAAAGAGTAGAAAGAGTAAACAAGATAACTCAACGAAAAGATGACAATATTCGTAATGATACAAATCAACTTTACATCTCCATCCCTGTACCGTAATGTTTATTTCCAGTCTCTATACTCTTGAAACCAGTGCTTTAGAAGAATCACATTGAAGAGTTGGTCTCAAGTATAAATGGTGAAAGTAAAGTAACAAAACGTGCACACAAATTCAAAATCTGTGCTACCTGTGTTGACCTCATCTGAAACCtccaaaacaatatttaaaggaataaaagCTTTTTCATCTCTTATGTGGTAAGAAATGAATCCTGCCACCGTGTGACCTGCCTGTGGCCGCAGCACTTCTTGTCATCTAACCCAGGCTGGGCCTTTCTCCCCAGGCTGTGGGGCCTCTGCTTTCAGCCCGCACCGGTGGGCCAGAGACTTGCAGTGGAAGCATTTTTATATCACCACTGGCTCCGGGCTGTGACCAAAGTTACTTCTGACTCTTGACCTTGCAATCTGTCACTGTGTGGGAGCAGGGGTTGGAGGCAGGGCAATGTCGTTTAACTTGCTTACTTCCATCTGCCAGTTTGGTAGCTTCTTGGCTGACAGATGGCGCCGGGCATGCTTGGTCAAATGGTCACTCCTCATGAACCGCCGGTCACACATGGGACAGGCGAATTTCTTCTCTCCTGTGTGGGTTCGTCGGTGTCTGGACAGTTCATCAGAACGGGCAAACCTCCTTTCACAACCTTTCCAGCTACAGCTAAAAGGCTTTTCTCCTGAAACAGAAATTCGGATTGTTACTATGCATTTATTTAATCACTGtaaattatgtatttaattaTATCTAAAGACACActttagggccagcccagtggcttagcggttaagtgcacgcgctctgctactggcggcccgggttcggatcccgggtgcgcactgacgcaccgcttctccggccatgctgaggctgcgtcccacatacagcaactagaaggatgtgcaactatgacatacaactatccactggggctttgggaaaaaaaaggagaaggattggcaatagatgttagctcagggccggtcttcctcagcaaaaagaggaggattagcacggatgttagctcagggctgatcttcctcacaaaaaaaataaaaataaagacacactTTAAAATACCTAAAGATACACATTTTAAAGTATCTTCAGAGataccttttaaaataataaaagctacTAAGTTAACAAACTGTTAAGTGAGTATTATATGTGCATCACTCTATTTTCAAACTTCAGTCACGTTTATAAAAATCTTCCCCTTATATAAGAAGCAAAAACTAAAAGGTTTTTTGACCCCAACTATGGTACAAAAGGTTTTAAAgataccttttttgtgtgtgtgagggagatcagccctgaactaacatccgtgctaatcctcctctttttgctgaggaagacaggctctgagctaacatctattgccaatcctcctcctttttttcttccccaaaggcccagtagatagttgtatgtcacagttgcacatgcttctagttgctgtatgtgggacgcggcctcagcatggccggagaagcggtgcgtcggtgcgcacccgggatccgaaccgggggtGCCAGTAGCTGAGTGCGagtactcaaccgctaagccactggaccggccctaaaagtactttttttttttttgtgaggaagatcagccctgagctaacacccataccaatcctcctctttttgctgagcaacactggccctggggtaacatctgtgcccatcttcctccactttatgtgggatgccaccacagcatggcttgacaagtggtacgtcgtgcacacctgggatccaaacccgggccgccagcagcggagcacgtgcacttaactgctatgccatggggccagccccctaaaaatactttttaattaaagtacCCACTGAGACATTTTAAGAATCATCAtttgagaaattaaaacaaaaacactttgaTGAAATCTTTTAGAGGATCTTGCACTGGTAAAAATCATCCACTGAACTGGCTGATAAGCAAGTTCTTCCTTAACATGCTTGGTTTATATTTGGGAACACTGCCAAAAAATCTTCATCTgaatttctaaaacataaataagAAATGGTTGGTACCTGTATGTGTTCTCATGTGGGCCTTcagatgagaacttttaaagtaTGTCTTGCCACATCCTGGGTGGCTACAGATGTGACTTCTTATCCTCGATGAGTCAATCTGAGGAGTGACTTTTGTTGCCGAAGGGGAAAACCCAGGAGCAGGGGCGATGGGAGAGAGTCTGGTGCCATTTGGGCTCACCACTGGAGGCTTTGGGTTCTGAACAACGGGCTGGGGTACGACAAACATGACAGCGCCTTTGGGTACCTGGGTGCCCATGAACACAACAGGCGGGCAGACGGCTGGCGGCTGACTCGGTGGGGTGCTGGGAACGACTGTTGTCACAACGGGGTTGTTTGCAGGGAGGGAAACCATCTGACAGATAACTGGCATAGGTGGCACTCCTCCTGTTGATACTGCAGGTGGAGAGACCACCACGGACTTCTGTTGTGGGGACATGGGGGCTGGCTGGGACCTACAGATGACCGTCTCTGCAGAAGACACAGAAAAGTCATCAAGTGCAGTGCCTACTTTCTCATTAACATCTGCCACTGCGTTTCTCTCACATTTGGATCTGTTTGGTGACACAGCTGCACAAGGGATGTTTTTTCTTGCAGCCTCAACATTTAGGTGGGTTCTTCTTCGAAAAGAACTGTCCTGAGAGTTAAGGATGCTGGCTGCTTTCACTGGGCAGGATCGGTGGTTACACAGCTGGGCATCAGCTGTATGACGAATCACACTGGTTGCCTGAGCCTTGGGACGTTTGGGGGCAGGTACGGGGCTCTGCTCCTCCTCTTTGAAAGGTGCAGCAATGTGAGGCTTGGCAGTATCTGAGAATGATTTGAAGTGTCCAGTAGATGGCGCTGGTGCCATCAGATTCGACACTTGGGAGGGTTCAAAGTCAGAAGGGCTGTAAGGTGGAGTCAAACactagagaagagaaacaaatacaGAGGCAACAGCGTGAGAAATTTAAAGTAGAGTTCATCACGTAATTTATAAGAAATTCTATCATTTATATtcatcttaaaaattaaataatacttacAAATGCTGGGATCGTATGAAAGTCAGGTGTACCGGGAAACAGATTCTCTTCCTCTGATATATCAGAGACTGGAGTAACAGGTCTGTTTTCaatgtatttcttaaaatcaGACTTCCAACTGCAGCTCATTGACATAAGTGCTTCTACAGCTTCAAAATCACTTTTCTCTGTGGTTTTCTTCCAGGAAAACACACTCTCTTTTGATCTTTCAGAAATCATTTCCATTCTTTCCTCctataaaaacaaaagattaaatgtttattaagcataTTTTTGTCATCTAAATAACACACAAAGCAATGtacaattttttcccttttttacaaTGTACTCAACTTTCCaagttaaaatttgaaacatcaatTTTTCTCTCACCCCTACTCTGATGGTAATGGTGATAAAAGTCGTCCTCATTTTTCCTCTCACACTTAGGCTTAAACACTGATAACCCTTGGAAGGTAGAGAGGAGCACCTGACTACCATTAAGGGGGTAAGGTGACCAAGGCCAAAGGTATCAATGCATTTGTGACCCCAAAAAAGAGAAGCGCTtggctttgaagaaaaaaaagttttatattcTTTCCAGAGTAGCCACCTGCAACTGGGGTCAGACAAAATCACTAAGGGAAGGCTCTGCAGAAGTTATATTAATACTACAGGTATGGTAAGAGGTCTTTTGAGATATGGTtcccaataggaaaaaaaaaaaaaggccaaaacTTTCTTAAAAAGGCAAAGTGTAGTGGACAGAGCTCTGGCTTGTTGATATGAGTCTGACCTTCGGAAAGTCACTTTGCAGTTTGGGATAAAATCAACAGGATAAGGAATCTTCAGAGTTTCTCTCAACTAAGTGCATTATGTTATTGGAAATCTAAAATTTTTTGATAACTTGATTATCTATGGTAAAGAGAGATAGAGTGAAATATGTGGGAAAATCCCAAAGCTTTATTTTAGTTAAGTTTCAACTTCTTCACGTTCGTGTTTCCTTTCATTGGATCTATTTAATCCAACGGTTTGCTATGCACAATTATGACCAGCTAATGAAATGCTAAAAAAACGAATAATCCGAAAATTTAATATTCTACTTGGAATTTGCAAAAACTCTCACTGTAAAGAGTCTGCAATAGTCAAAACagaatctattttaattttttaaaaaaccgcTTGATGAGAGGAGTAACAGCACATGCTTTGTATTCATTTGTACAACTCCTTCTACCAAGTGTTTGATACTTATCCTTAaattgcacttaaaaaaaaaaatggtactaTCCATCATCTCCCCCATTTTCCATCAATGTGATCCTGTTCTTTTGGTCAAAGTAGAGATTgtataaaaatactgaaaaatattcTTTACATCACAAAGTATTATTCTCAAGGCTTGTTTCAAAAAATGCACAAAGCTTCCGTGTTAAAATCGTAAGAAAACGAGCCATTGCTCTTGAAATAGCGCTCACAATGCAACTGCATAATTGCGAGCGCCTTTATGTAAGCTGCAATGGACAGAGCCTGCCTGTGTAAAAGCCTCCTCAACAAGCCAATgcgaagaaagaagaaaagaaacaaggcaGGCAGCAGGGAAGGGGTGTGTGAGCCGGGAAGGGCAGGAAGAGAagcggggaggggaggaaagggagtGGGGCGCGAGGCAGGAAAGGGAAGCGCGGGCGGAGGCGCGGGTGGGGGAAGCAGACGAGGGGCGGGGGCGGCCGGCGGGGGAGATCCTCGCTGGCGGGGACAGACGGATGGGGCCGCCCTAACCTCAACGAGGATCGCGGGTGAGTCACTGGGAACATTCCTCGCCGCTCGCACGTCCCCGCGTCCCTGCCCCCGCCATTGGCCAGCCGGCCCGGCGGCCCGGGCCCGGATTGGCTGGGCCGCGAAGGCggggagaggggggaggagggggcgaGGCATGTGAACAAAGCGTGATCAGCGGCTGGTCCGGGCGGCGCAGGAAACGTGAACTGGGAATTGCCGCGCCGTCACCTTTCACCTACTTCGTGAGCCGCCGGCCCCCGCCCTCGCGCCGCCCGGGGGAGGGGCCGCGGGCGCCAACCGCGCGGCAGAGCgcgggcggggaggggcgggccGCGGGCGCAGGCTCCGGGAGGGCCCGCCCCTTCCAGCTCCGCGCGAGCCGCCGTTCCCTTAGGAACCGACAGCGGGGCCGGGCCTCGCTCCCGCCCCTGGCGGAGGCCAGGGCTGGGTCACTCGGGGACGTGAAGCTCCCCGGGCGCACCCGCTCCCAGTCCACCCCCGGCCTCCGCCTCAGCTGCCCGAGGAGGAGCCGGGTCCCCGCGGAAACCCGGCCCCCGCCCTCCTCCCGGCCGCGGTCCCCGGGGACCCGGCCGAGCCCTGGGCGCTTCCCGCCCACGCCGCCCGCGGGACCTCAGACCACCCCGGCTCCCCCGCAGACGCGGCGCCCCCTCCCCCCGGCTTCCGGCCGCTCCGGCCCCCGCCCGCCGCGCGTCTCCACGGTGCCCAGACGTGCGGCCCCCGCAGGCCCGGCTCCAGACGCGCGGCCCCACGGCCTGCGGCTCCCGCCTCGGCACGCGGCCCCCGCGTCTCGCCGCCCCGCCTCCCCCGCCCACCTTCCCCACCCCGCTGCTGGGGCCCGCTCACCACCCTCCCATCCCCGGGGcgcctccctgccccctccaagGGGTCCTCAGAAGGCAGCCACCTGCCCCCGCCAGGGATGGGGAGTCCCCTGCCGACGTCTGCGGGGCACTCCTCGTCCCCCCCTCGGCGGCCCGGGCCCGCGTGCCATTCCCCCGCGCCCACGCCAggcgcctcctcctcctccagcctccgGCTGTCTGCTGAGCAGCCCCCGTCCTGCAAGCTTCTGTTCAGACCCCGAGAGGGGCAGCCTAGCCGCCCTCTCCTCCCCCGTGGACACTCCACCCCACATGCGCGCGAGCAGCCCCCTCCCGCCCTGGGTCACATTCCTGATCCAGACGGGGGCATCTCTCCCCAGTGCCAGGTGCAGGGTAGCCCTCGTGTGCCCCCCTCCCCTTCCACACCTTCCCCTATCGTCGCTGCCAGGGCAGCAGCCCCCTCCTCACTCTTCCCGCCCCTCCAGTCATCCTCCTCCTCACCTGACTCAGGTCTCCCTGCGGAgctgccccttcccctcctcaTTACACCTTGAGCAAGACCCTTCTCCCTTCGTCCCCAGATCCCAGTCGGCCTCTCCTGACCCCCTCCGCGACACACACGCCCTCACCGATGCCCAGGCTGCAGGCAGGACGCCCCTTCCTCCCCCACGACTCCGCTGCAGCCTCCGTCCTCAGGCGCAGCTGATGTCAGGGGCTCGGGGTTCGCGCCCCGCTGGCCCCGCAGACGCGGCGTGGCAGGCAAGGACAGGGGCACCCCCAGGTGACTTACCGCAGCGTGCTGGAGAGAAGCGCCAAAGTTGAGCATGGCTGGCTGCCTGGCCGCCGGCGACGAGCTGACTGGCTGCTAGGGTGCTTGGCTGCGTGGCCACGACGGGCGCCCGGAGATACTCGACGCCGCTCCCGCCGCCGCTGCGCTCCGCGCCGTCTGCCCCCTCCCCATTCAGGTAGCCGCTCTGCCTGCCCCGCgccgcgggcgggggcgggggcggagccTGCGGCCGGCCAATCAGCGACAAAGGTGTGTGAGGCGCCGGCCAATGGGCTCGCGGGGCCACGCGTGATCAGCGGCTGCCCGGCAGCGTGAAGCGTGTGTCAGTGGAGCGTGTACACAATCTCCAGCAGCATGTTCCCTCGGTCTTGCCCGAGGGAACTCCCGCCGCCACCTGACTCagtgacaccccccacccccggcctACCCCCTGCCTGTAGTCCCCCGCCCCAGCCTGGGGGGCGGTGCCGCGGGCGGGGGCCTAGCCGGGaggcgcggcggcggcgcgccCAGGCACTGcggagggccggccccacgtgGGAGGTGGGGAAGGATGCCCGCTCCGCCCCGTCCCCTCCGCACGGGGCCCCGTCTCAGCCCGCCGCGGGGTGGGCGGGACGCCGGGCAGCCGGGCGGGGGAGGCGGCGGCTGCAAGCCAAGCGGCCCGAGCCAAGAGATTTGCATTTGGAAGCGCCGTCCTCTTGCGCGTCTGGCGAGAAAGCAGAGCCCGCTGACCGCCTGAGCTGCGGTTCTCGAGCATTTGCTGGGTTTTGCCTAGCTGAGCCGTGGGGAGCATCGGGGCtggcaggggagggaagggaacCCTGTCACTGAACCGACACCTGCTCCTGCGCCCCCCGTCCCCACCGAGGCCGCCGGCGCGGGCTCGCCCTCCCCATCTGCGTCGCTGGCAGCAGTGCCCGCCCCTGCCCGCCCCGCCCATCCTTCCTCCAGGGCAGCCGAGAGAGCGGTATGGGGACTGCAGGAAGCCCCGAGAACTGAACCAATGGGGTGATGGGCAGCCGTAGACCCGAGTTTTTATCCTTCTCTGGTGCCAACGCTCGGTTGCGGAATCGAGTTTTGAGTTCGAAGTAGTTGAAGTTTAAATTGCAGTCTACAAGCTGTTTCAAAGGtagaccccacccccaccccgggccgAGGCCTCCGGAAACGCCCTGCCTGGAAACTGCTTGTGGGGATGGGGTGGCGAGGGGCTCCTAGGGTCGCCTGGCGCCCACCCGGGCACGTCTGGGTTTGGGGTTGCTGCAGGGACGCCCGCCAGGTCAAAGACACACCGACATCTCCAAAGCACCACCTGCCCGCCACTCCCCCACAACCCTCGCGTGCGACCCCCTGGGTTGGTCCGAGGCGGACTGGGGTCTCCTGGTTGGGAGCCCGTGGCTCTGCTTTGGCTCCCTGTTTGCCCCCTTTTGGCCATTTGGTGCCCGTTCACAGCAGCTGTTGAAGAGGGACAGTAATAACGGCGCTTAAAGCAAACAGAAGATTTCTCTCTCCTTTGGACAGGCTGAACACATGGCAAAAATCGCTACGCCTCCGACGAGCTGTCTCACCTCTCCGTGTAACTGAAAGGCTAATACAAGTATCCTTTCTTTCCTGATAACCACAGAATGAgcacaaaaagagaattttagaAACTGCCAAATCTATGAACTTCTTCCAATGGTTTCTTCTGGTATACTAAGGCTCAGGCTAGCTAACaacagtagtaataataatatgatTGACCAGGTCCAGAGATGCCCATGGCTGGAGGGAAAGAGGACTGAATGGCCTCCTGCCACTGCCTCTGCTGAATCCGCTGGAGAGGCGCCAGCTCAGCGGCCCAGGCAGCTCTTCCTGTCTGGCCTCGGCCCTGTGCCCCTACTTCTGTCTGCAGGGGTgtccctccctgcaggcttcctTCCGCCTGGGCTGTCCCATCCTGTTGATCTGAGCCTGAGGGGCTGGAGCAGCTGGCCCTGGGCACCTGCTGCTGCAGAGGAAGCTCCTGTCTGTGCCCAACCCGCAGGCCAGCCTTCCTTCCTGTCAGGGAGCCGCTCCCCTCTGGAGGACACAGCCAGCCCTCCAGCATCGGGTTCAGACCTCCAGGTCTGAACCCGATCCCTTCCTCAGGAATGTGGGGCCTGCTGGCATGGTGCCCCAGCACGCTGAGAAGCTGGGAGCATTCACTGCTGTGGGAGTGATTCaaacaggaaagaaaggagaaaaggggtAGGAGGAACAGTGTGTGGTGGCACAATTCCTAGAGATTCAGGGAAAGATGTTCCCCAGGCACTTCAGACTCAACATACCCAAAACTCACATGGATGTTTCTGCTCCTTCCTGTGTGGGCTTGCTGACTCTTATCCACCCTTCACTCCTTCACAGCCCTGGATCCCATTGGTCCCCAAGTCCCAGCAGTTCTGCCTCGGAAATGtctctttcattttccatttctatCCCTCAAATGTTGCTCTAGGTCAGTCTGTTGTCAACTCTCAATTGGATTAAACAATCTGCAGTCTCCCCACCCAACCTCCACCCCAACACCAGCTGGGTTCAAGTGCCCAGACTCTCCACACTGCACCCAGAGTGGCTTTTTGAAAGTCATGACACAATCATGACACTCCCTACTTAAAAATGGTCCTTTGTTCCTGTTGCCTAAGAGGTAGAAGACCATTGCAGTCAGAGCTATACAGTCCACCCCCAACTACTGTCCCCACCCTCCCAACCTCATCTCCCACCCCAGTCATACCCTTGGCCACAGCTGTAGCACATGACTTGCTATTCCTCAAACATATGGTGCACTTTCATGTCTCTAAGCCACGTCCTCATGCAGTAAACATCGTGTTGCTCGTTTATCCAATcggttcaacaaatacttgttgagcaGCTACTATGTATTCTAGGTACCGGGACAacagcaatgaacaagacaggCCAGATCCCTGGTCCCAAAAAGCTTGGGTGGGAAGACAAAGACAagtagattgtgtgtgtgtgtgtgtgtgtgtgtgtgtatatatatgcatagacacagatctatatatatatatgtggtcaCTTACGAAGGTTAAGTTCACTGCAATACATAGAATTACAATAGGGTGATATGATTGTGCCTATGATTGTGGGTAGCTGGTTTGGTTTGGGAGATAAGAGAAGCTTGCTTTGAGGAGGAAATTTTTAAGCTGAAAACCAGCGAGAGGATAGGCAGATGGAGGGAGAGTGCACCTGAGTAGAGGGAACAACTATGGCAGAGTCCTACAGCAGGAAGAAGCTTGCCCTGTGTGATGCAGTGTGGCTGGAGGTGTAGAGGGTGTgtgtggggagtgggaggggcAGGATTGGAGAATGAGGCAGGACGAGCCAGACTACTGAGGAACTTATAAAGGCCACAGTATGAAATACAGATTTTCTATAATATGCAACAGGAGGCCATGGTGTCTGGGaagaaatgtacatttttatCTTTGAAGGGCTCCTTTGCCTGCCTTTGCTCCATTGCCACCATGTTGAAGCCTTCCTTGATAACTCCCAGATGAATTCATTGTCCCCCTCTGTTCCCATAGCACTTTGTCCACACCTCCGTGCCTCACATATCACATCGTATTGCAAGAAGTATTTTACAATGCTGAATCCTGCCCACGCTCCACCCAGACCTGAGCTCCTTCAAAATGGTGGCCATGTCACAGTCATCTTTCTGGTCCAGTGTCTGTTCTATATTAGGCACtcaagatttttttaatgaaggaaataaaattgtaGGTTGTCTCTGAAGACCCTTTGGGGTTACAAACAGAATGTGGACAAATGCCTAGGCAGAAGTATGGATCCTTCTATACCTTTCCCTTAGCTTGCATCCTTGTAGGCCCAGGCATGGAAAACTGTCATGTTGGGCATGAGTAAAAGAAAGTCCTGGGTGGTAGTGAGCATTACCTCAGATAGATGCTGGCCCCTCTCGCTGATGGTGCTGCTTTCTCCATGTATCAGataatgaaggaaggaagaaagctgACATGTAAAGATCCCTCAGTTCAGTAATGGATGTTAAAACACATTGTACCCACCAGCCATCTTCTCTTTGCTCCTTACAGTCAATGGGTATCATCACCATTCATTCATTGCCGCACCATATGCCAGGCATTAGCTGAACACCGAGGAACAACCATAAAAGTGTATTGAAGGAGCTTCCAGCATAGTGGGAGAAGTAGATAAGTGAGCCAGCCATTATGACCGAGTGTGGTAAATGCTAAGAGGCATGCACAGAGTGTCCTGGGAAGACTGAGGAAGGAGTCAGGGGGGGCTGTCCCCCAGTGATCTCTAAGCTAGAGGAGAGGAAGGGTGGAGGTGGACAGTGGAGAGACTGTTGGGGATTCAGGATGCTCCGAACTGTCTGGATCACAGATTTGAGAGGTAGGATGAGGAGCTTGGGGTGTTAAGGGAAGCAGCCCCAAACATAAAGGGCCTTTGCATGCCATGCTAAGGAACATGGAAGTGGAACTTTTATCCTGAAGACAATGGGGATCTACTGACAGGTTTTAGCAAGGAATGATGGTATAGAAAGCTCATTCTGGCCCAGCGTGGAGAACAGACTAGAACGTCCAACACCAGCGAGAAGGCTTTTGTAGTAATGTAGGCAGCAATGATGATGCTAGCCTAAATTAAGGAAATGGGGGTGGGCCTGGAGAGAATGGAGTAGAGACACCAAGAACCAGCAGGATTTGGCAATTCATTGGGTGTGAGCATGAAGAAGAGGGAGGTGTGAAGAGGACAGCCATGTTTCTGGCTGGATTCAGTGGATGAAACAGGACACTATTGCCCAAGGAAGGGACCACAAGGAGGTAGTACGTTTTGGTGGAGAGGAAGAAAATGCCAAATTTGATTTAGGACATGTAAAGATGAGATTACCTGTGGGACATCCAAATAGAGATGCCAAGGAGGCAGTTGGATTTTCTAGTCTGGAGCCCAGGAGAGAACAATCTGGGCTGGAGATTAAAATTTGGGAATTATCAGGGTGTAGATGGCAGTTGAAACCAGAGGAGTGGATGAAATCCCCTAGGAAGagtaaaagacaagagataagagaCTTGTGGGTGGGCCCTGGGGAATTACAGGCACAGGAGGAGACTGAGAGGGAACAGCTACATGGTAAAATATTGGCAAAGGGTGACATAGTGAGGACTTCTTGCATATACGCCGCATTTAGGATTTCTTGGCCTAATGTGGCATAAAGTGGAGATGAGAGGCAAGCAAGGGCTGATTCAGAAAGTGAAAGTGTCAGagagattagaaaaaaaattatcccCTCTGGTGAATATTAGTCGTTATTTTCATTATACTAATTACCATGGTTTTTAAACTCATTAAAACGGTTTTTTAATCTTGAACTCTTTACATTGAGCAGATTGTTTCTAAAGCTGGCCACAATGACCCCTCCCACTCCGCATAACCTTTGCTAGTGTGACTTTGCCATTTCTGCATCAAGAGGTGAAGTCTTTTTCCCCACCCTTGATTGGAGGCTGGCCCCAGGACTCActttgaccaatagaatctgGGGTGGTGCTGTGGGACTTCATGCCTAGGTCTTAAGAAGCCTTTGAAGTTTCCGTTTTTACCCTCCTGGAAACCAGCCACTAGGCAGAGGAGTTTTAGA encodes:
- the KLF10 gene encoding Krueppel-like factor 10, with the protein product MLNFGASLQHAAEERMEMISERSKESVFSWKKTTEKSDFEAVEALMSMSCSWKSDFKKYIENRPVTPVSDISEEENLFPGTPDFHTIPAFCLTPPYSPSDFEPSQVSNLMAPAPSTGHFKSFSDTAKPHIAAPFKEEEQSPVPAPKRPKAQATSVIRHTADAQLCNHRSCPVKAASILNSQDSSFRRRTHLNVEAARKNIPCAAVSPNRSKCERNAVADVNEKVGTALDDFSVSSAETVICRSQPAPMSPQQKSVVVSPPAVSTGGVPPMPVICQMVSLPANNPVVTTVVPSTPPSQPPAVCPPVVFMGTQVPKGAVMFVVPQPVVQNPKPPVVSPNGTRLSPIAPAPGFSPSATKVTPQIDSSRIRSHICSHPGCGKTYFKSSHLKAHMRTHTGEKPFSCSWKGCERRFARSDELSRHRRTHTGEKKFACPMCDRRFMRSDHLTKHARRHLSAKKLPNWQMEVSKLNDIALPPTPAPTQ